One Curtobacterium sp. BH-2-1-1 genomic region harbors:
- the rnc gene encoding ribonuclease III — translation MTATSGATGSRPVGPDVVRLQGILGADIDLELLQLALTHRSYAYEHGGIGHNERLEFLGDSILGQAVTVKLYRSFPDLDEGDLAKRRASLVSTVALAEIARMIGLGQYLRLGKGEEQTGGRDKSSILADTVEAVIGATYLSAGPDPATALVLRLVEPLLIDPDRFGAAMDPKTSLQELASSLSLGNPSYRVTEAGPDHDKTFHATVVLQGEDVSTGTGSSKKTAEMAAALQAWTQLSGRAA, via the coding sequence ATGACAGCGACGTCCGGCGCCACGGGGTCCCGCCCCGTGGGGCCGGACGTCGTTCGTCTGCAGGGCATCCTCGGGGCCGACATCGACCTCGAGCTCCTGCAGCTCGCCCTGACCCACCGCTCGTACGCGTACGAGCACGGTGGCATCGGGCACAACGAACGCCTCGAGTTCCTCGGGGACTCGATCCTCGGCCAGGCCGTGACCGTGAAGCTCTACCGGTCCTTCCCCGACCTCGACGAAGGCGACCTCGCCAAGCGGCGCGCGAGCCTGGTGTCGACGGTCGCCCTCGCCGAGATCGCCCGCATGATCGGGCTCGGACAGTACCTCCGGCTCGGCAAGGGTGAAGAGCAGACCGGCGGCCGCGACAAGTCGTCGATCCTCGCCGACACGGTCGAGGCCGTGATCGGCGCGACCTACCTCTCCGCCGGCCCCGACCCGGCGACCGCGCTGGTGCTCCGGCTGGTCGAACCGCTCCTCATCGACCCGGACCGCTTCGGCGCTGCGATGGACCCGAAGACGAGCCTGCAGGAACTCGCGTCGAGCCTGTCGCTCGGCAACCCGTCGTACCGCGTGACCGAGGCCGGTCCCGACCACGACAAGACCTTCCACGCCACGGTCGTGCTCCAGGGCGAGGACGTCTCCACCGGCACCGGGTCGAGCAAGAAGACCGCCGAGATGGCAGCGGCGCTCCAGGCGTGGACGCAGCTCTCCGGCCGGGCGGCCTGA
- the mutM gene encoding bifunctional DNA-formamidopyrimidine glycosylase/DNA-(apurinic or apyrimidinic site) lyase, which yields MPELPEVEVVRAGLEPAVSGARVLHVDVVDDRALTRHDGPAEDFADRLTGRTIAAAVRRGKFLWMPLQPEYEGDRPEALVAHLGMSGQILLGRGREAAKHRRILLDVQPTGTDRDGSPEPPVELEFVDQRTFGSMAIDEMVPTIDGAPAGSAGHVDEVDPDAVWRRSIPKQVSHIARDPLDPAFDDDRFIAAARKRSSGIKRVLLDQGVVSGIGNIYADESLWAARLHYDRPAERLTRADLHGLLAEVRHVLGRALEDGGTSFDAQYVNVNGQSGYFSQRLHVYGQQGKPCPRCGTTIVREAFMNRSSHICPVCQPRPRRRTR from the coding sequence GTGCCCGAACTGCCCGAGGTCGAGGTCGTCCGCGCCGGCCTCGAACCCGCCGTCAGCGGCGCGCGGGTCCTGCACGTGGACGTCGTCGACGACCGGGCACTGACCCGGCACGACGGTCCGGCCGAGGACTTCGCCGACCGCCTGACCGGTCGCACCATCGCCGCCGCGGTCCGTCGTGGCAAGTTCCTCTGGATGCCCCTGCAGCCCGAGTACGAGGGCGACCGACCCGAGGCCCTCGTGGCCCACCTCGGCATGAGCGGTCAGATCCTGCTCGGCCGTGGGCGCGAGGCGGCGAAGCACCGACGGATCCTCCTCGACGTCCAGCCCACCGGCACCGACCGCGACGGCTCCCCGGAGCCCCCGGTCGAGCTCGAGTTCGTCGACCAGCGCACGTTCGGCTCGATGGCGATCGACGAGATGGTCCCGACGATCGACGGGGCGCCGGCCGGTTCCGCCGGACACGTCGACGAGGTCGATCCCGACGCCGTGTGGCGCCGGAGCATCCCGAAGCAGGTGTCGCACATCGCCCGCGACCCGCTCGACCCCGCGTTCGACGACGATCGCTTCATCGCCGCCGCCCGGAAGCGCTCGAGCGGCATCAAGCGCGTCCTGCTCGACCAGGGCGTCGTGAGCGGCATCGGGAACATCTACGCCGACGAGTCCCTCTGGGCGGCCAGGCTGCACTACGACCGCCCGGCCGAGCGGCTGACCCGCGCCGACCTGCACGGCCTCCTGGCCGAGGTGCGGCACGTCCTCGGCCGTGCGCTGGAGGACGGCGGCACGAGCTTCGACGCGCAGTACGTCAACGTGAACGGGCAGTCCGGGTACTTCTCGCAGCGGTTGCACGTGTACGGGCAGCAGGGGAAGCCGTGCCCCCGGTGCGGCACCACGATCGTGCGTGAGGCCTTCATGAACCGATCGAGCCACATCTGCCCCGTGTGCCAACCACGCCCACGCCGTCGTACGCGTTAG
- the rpmF gene encoding 50S ribosomal protein L32 encodes MAVPKRKQSRANTHARRSQWKAAPVQLVKTIENGKVTYSLPHRAKVVEDSAGTPLYMEYKGRKVADV; translated from the coding sequence ATGGCCGTTCCCAAGCGCAAGCAGTCCCGTGCCAACACGCACGCCCGTCGTTCGCAGTGGAAGGCCGCGCCGGTCCAGCTCGTGAAGACGATCGAGAACGGCAAGGTCACCTACAGCCTCCCGCACCGCGCGAAGGTCGTCGAGGACTCCGCCGGCACGCCCCTGTACATGGAGTACAAGGGCCGCAAGGTCGCCGACGTCTGA